The Desulfovulcanus ferrireducens DNA segment TACTTCAGGACTTTGCTTGGCCGTATCAAGACCGGTCTTGTAAAGTTTGGCAGTTGAAGAGAGAGAAACTTTATCCTCAGTGGATATTGAATGTTGCTTTTTTGATAAGGGCTTTTCCTCTTTCTCGATTTTCGTTTGCTTGTAGGTTTGAATACCTGTTAAAATATTTTTTATTTCCATGAGTTATCTCCTTAAATATGATTAAACATTTAGGATTAAGGATTAAATGGTAAGAAAGAACTTTCTGTTTCTCAATCCCTTATAACATGGTTTCATTGACCTTAACCAAGGTAATTTCCCAGAGCTTGTTCAGAACCGCATCTTTTTCCTCGGGCTTTAATTCTTCCGGACCATGAGGACCTAGCTTCAAAATTTGCATTTCTTCTCCGGATGGAGGATAGCGAAAAATTAGTTTTTGTTGAAATTCTTTTTCTAGCTCAGACTTTATTTCTTGCACAACAGGATTATTGCTGTCAGAGGTTAGTAAGTTCTCTATTATTTCTCTGGATACCCTTTCCACCAGTTGTTTTCTTTTTGCTTCTTGTGAGATGGTTACGGAGTCCCCCCCTCCAGACTGTTGCAAGTATTTTTTTAGTCTGGCTATTCTTCGCCCATTGGTTAGTTGGCGATCATAGACGCGTATGACGCTTTTGACAAGAAAGGGGTTGATAGTCATGCTTTTCCTCTTCTATTCGTCTGTATCGGCAAGTTAGAAGAAAACTTTAGGGGAAAAAGGATTCTTGAGCGAAATTTATCTGCTCTCGCACCAAGTTCTTTTTACTTGAATGATTTGGCTTGATTAGCTAAAGTTCTCATATGTACAATCATTTTAAAAATATAGTCATCATTACCAAGGCACAAAATAAGGATGCCCTCTCTTTGGCTTTGCAGATTGAGGCCTGGCTGATGGCCAGGAATCTTAAATCCTGGACACTGGATAATCAAGTTCAAAGTACTATAATCGATATAGGTTCGTTAAAGCCGGATCTGATTTTAGTTCTGGGGGGAGATGGGACTATTTTAAGTGTGGCCAGGAAGATCACTACCTCTGATGTTCCTTTTTTGGGTGTTAATTTAGGTCAGGTGGGTTTTTTAGCCGAGATTTCGCCCGTCAATTGGCAGGAACAATTGGAAATTATTCTAGGTGGAACTTACCGTATTTCCGAACGACTGGTTTTAAGTTTTAAGGTAATTCGTCAGGGAAAAGTGTTTAAAGAAGGTCAGGCCATAAATGATTTGGTCGTTCATCGGGGAGGCCTGGCCAGGTTGATTAATCTGGACCTGACCTTGGGCAGTCAAAAGTTCGGGCATCTTCGAGCGGACGGAATTATATTCGCAACTCCTACAGGCTCTACGGCATATTCTGTCTCAGCCGGCGGTCCTCTTGTGTATCCGGAACTCGATGCCTTTGTTGTCACTCCGATTTGTCCTTTTTTGCAAAATTTCAGGCCCTTGGTTTTGCCTGGCCGGGAAAGGGCCCGCATCTACATTCAGGATATAGATCCGGAAATAATGTTAACTGTTGACGGGCAAGCCGGCTATAGCCTGAATTTTGGTGATGTCGTGGAAATAGAAAAGTCAGAAAAGAGATTTAAACTGATCAGCCCTGAGAATGTTGATTTTGTCCAGAAGCTGGTCGAAAGAAAATTTCTAAACAGGGGGTAGGTCTTGCCCAATTTGCCTAAAATTTCATCGGTCTTAGAACTTTACTATGGCCGAGACCCTTATCTTGATGCCTGGCTGCTTCATTTCATGACCGAAAATAACATTGAGCATTTGGCCAACCCGCGTGAGAATGCTTCCCCGGAACAAATGCGATTTATGGTCGATC contains these protein-coding regions:
- the flgM gene encoding flagellar biosynthesis anti-sigma factor FlgM; the encoded protein is MEIKNILTGIQTYKQTKIEKEEKPLSKKQHSISTEDKVSLSSTAKLYKTGLDTAKQSPEVRLEKIQELKEKIEAGDYHPDEQKIAQKILEDEMDLWI
- a CDS encoding NAD(+)/NADH kinase; translated protein: MYNHFKNIVIITKAQNKDALSLALQIEAWLMARNLKSWTLDNQVQSTIIDIGSLKPDLILVLGGDGTILSVARKITTSDVPFLGVNLGQVGFLAEISPVNWQEQLEIILGGTYRISERLVLSFKVIRQGKVFKEGQAINDLVVHRGGLARLINLDLTLGSQKFGHLRADGIIFATPTGSTAYSVSAGGPLVYPELDAFVVTPICPFLQNFRPLVLPGRERARIYIQDIDPEIMLTVDGQAGYSLNFGDVVEIEKSEKRFKLISPENVDFVQKLVERKFLNRG
- a CDS encoding DVU0524 family FlgM-associated protein, with protein sequence MTINPFLVKSVIRVYDRQLTNGRRIARLKKYLQQSGGGDSVTISQEAKRKQLVERVSREIIENLLTSDSNNPVVQEIKSELEKEFQQKLIFRYPPSGEEMQILKLGPHGPEELKPEEKDAVLNKLWEITLVKVNETML